In Ferroplasma sp., a single window of DNA contains:
- a CDS encoding DNA adenine methylase, protein MNRIMKYPGSKIGVIKDIQALYDRSGCRTFVDVFGGSGSVSLNIDSRNIIYNDINRDLYALFTVLQKHFAQFYRAANALAMDRKLFFDYYDRRIVMDAENPEIERAFSIFFNFNTGFGGMGETYGKKDKSLFGGYRKNVSNLIKASHAIGRMKIENMDFRSIIEKYDSPETFFYLDPPYPGKNWYVHNFTEGDFMDLGSSVMSLDGKYAMNFNASDALPVKVFGKPSFIREEANQNGKPGKTQSRKIAFYTNVVAAKMR, encoded by the coding sequence ATGAACAGAATAATGAAATATCCCGGGTCCAAAATAGGTGTTATTAAGGATATCCAGGCACTTTATGATCGATCCGGGTGCAGAACCTTTGTGGATGTTTTCGGGGGTTCAGGGTCTGTATCCCTGAATATAGATTCCAGAAATATAATTTACAATGACATTAACAGGGACCTGTATGCCCTGTTCACAGTACTGCAAAAACATTTTGCCCAGTTTTACAGGGCCGCAAATGCCCTCGCAATGGATCGTAAGCTATTCTTCGATTATTATGATAGGAGAATAGTTATGGATGCTGAAAATCCGGAAATTGAAAGGGCATTTTCCATTTTCTTTAATTTCAACACCGGTTTCGGGGGAATGGGGGAAACCTATGGAAAAAAGGATAAATCACTTTTCGGGGGTTACAGAAAAAACGTCTCAAACCTGATTAAAGCATCACATGCTATTGGCAGGATGAAAATAGAGAATATGGATTTCAGGAGCATAATAGAAAAGTACGATTCGCCTGAAACCTTTTTTTATCTGGATCCGCCCTACCCCGGCAAAAACTGGTATGTGCACAATTTTACTGAAGGTGATTTTATGGATCTTGGAAGCAGTGTGATGTCTTTAGATGGAAAATATGCAATGAATTTCAATGCATCAGATGCCCTACCTGTGAAAGTTTTTGGCAAACCGTCCTTTATAAGGGAAGAAGCAAACCAGAACGGCAAGCCTGGCAAGACCCAATCCAGGAAAATAGCCTTCTATACAAATGTTGTTGCTGCAAAGATGAGGTAA
- a CDS encoding acyl-CoA dehydrogenase family protein: MDDTYSYISNIYGKNHYDIDLPFQAIVEFYAGKRLNLSPLGAYTGKQLYEITDYIDKISPPVLKMWGIDGERIDSVLINSVEKHTLDKLIKEFGINRPYFHGKSILDHYAMGYLVADPGIYCIITLTHQTAYALHKYGSDNFRDYVSGLTGDSSDLLLGATWFTEIQGGSDLGANKTVAEPGNNLWYLTGDKYFASNAGLADVSLTSAFHNNNHGAKGLSLFVLPRRNGEGNLNYRIRRLKEKSATKSVPSGEVELENSEAQMLGDAGKAIYYITEDLMVSRLDNAAAACGIARKAYLEAYYYSMKRKTFGSLLLDHPGIKRDLLDMEVLLEGSIALTFKTIDLFNASIKSKPPYDDDYNYTRLMTHIVKNITAESSSIVTQMATELHGGIGFLSEFPIERWHREALITPIWEGASNIQALDMLEAIMRKRAHIKMLRDFQNTVSEIRDGREIADSCYNLIRESIDKILSMDATEAQFHAKYLMDIMGNSMASILLLHIGNKTGNEDFIKAGKLYFKRYVKKEDYDTDTMGFSESLIHVERQERSLKN, translated from the coding sequence ATGGATGATACGTATTCTTATATATCTAACATTTATGGGAAGAACCATTATGATATAGACCTTCCATTCCAGGCAATCGTTGAATTTTACGCAGGAAAGAGGCTCAATCTCAGCCCACTGGGAGCATATACTGGAAAACAGCTTTACGAAATTACCGATTATATAGATAAAATATCACCGCCAGTGCTGAAAATGTGGGGAATTGATGGAGAAAGAATAGATAGTGTTCTTATAAATTCTGTGGAAAAACATACGCTTGATAAACTCATAAAAGAGTTTGGAATAAACAGGCCCTATTTCCATGGAAAATCTATACTGGATCATTATGCCATGGGCTATCTTGTGGCAGATCCTGGCATCTACTGTATAATTACACTAACACATCAGACAGCATATGCACTGCACAAGTATGGTTCTGATAACTTCAGGGATTACGTTTCAGGATTAACCGGGGACTCCAGTGATTTGTTACTGGGTGCAACATGGTTTACAGAAATACAGGGTGGCAGCGATCTCGGTGCAAATAAAACAGTAGCAGAACCGGGAAATAATTTATGGTACCTGACCGGCGATAAATATTTTGCCAGCAATGCAGGCCTTGCCGATGTCTCACTGACATCTGCCTTTCATAATAATAACCATGGAGCCAAGGGATTATCGTTGTTTGTGCTCCCAAGGAGAAATGGCGAAGGCAATTTAAACTATAGAATAAGAAGACTCAAAGAAAAAAGCGCCACAAAGAGTGTTCCATCCGGAGAAGTGGAACTGGAAAATTCAGAGGCGCAGATGCTTGGCGATGCTGGAAAGGCAATTTACTATATAACAGAAGACCTCATGGTTTCAAGGCTCGACAATGCCGCAGCGGCATGTGGAATTGCAAGAAAGGCATATCTTGAAGCCTATTATTATTCAATGAAGAGGAAAACATTCGGCTCACTACTTTTAGATCATCCCGGAATAAAAAGGGATTTGCTGGATATGGAAGTACTTCTCGAAGGGTCAATTGCACTAACATTTAAAACTATTGATCTTTTCAATGCTTCCATAAAATCAAAGCCACCATACGATGATGATTATAATTATACCAGGCTGATGACTCATATCGTAAAAAATATCACGGCAGAATCTTCCTCAATAGTAACTCAAATGGCTACAGAGCTTCACGGTGGGATAGGTTTTCTCTCAGAATTCCCGATAGAGCGCTGGCACAGGGAAGCCCTGATAACACCTATATGGGAAGGGGCAAGCAACATTCAGGCCCTGGATATGCTTGAAGCAATAATGAGAAAGAGGGCACACATCAAAATGCTCCGGGACTTTCAGAATACTGTTTCAGAAATCAGGGATGGTAGAGAAATTGCAGACTCTTGCTATAATCTTATCAGGGAAAGTATAGATAAAATCCTTTCCATGGATGCTACTGAAGCACAGTTCCATGCTAAGTACCTAATGGATATAATGGGAAATTCCATGGCATCAATCCTGCTCCTGCATATAGGCAACAAAACAGGAAATGAAGATTTTATAAAAGCGGGGAAACTTTACTTTAAACGGTATGTGAAAAAGGAGGATTATGATACAGACACAATGGGATTTTCAGAGTCCCTGATACATGTTGAAAGGCAGGAAAGGAGCCTGAAAAATTAG
- a CDS encoding DUF72 domain-containing protein has product MEYRTGCSGWSYDFWRGKIYDFREAPGNFLKIYSKLFDTVEIDSTFYAAQGRDTVNKWYSSVPDGFLFSPKMPRKITHEYRLQNCEKDLDFFLSNISLLREKLGMILIQLPPDFAYSIAIFENFLETLPGDIKFAVEFRHTSWFRDDVYSMLKKFNITMVWPVLDYIRPPEVKTTRNLYIRFLGNKSLTKNMLGEMRINRRKEIDSWTGKIIENSHGMATIYIYANNHYEGFSPETVKYIRNRIGLSENAATLGERQKKLF; this is encoded by the coding sequence ATGGAATACAGGACAGGGTGCTCAGGGTGGAGTTATGATTTCTGGCGTGGGAAAATCTATGATTTCCGTGAAGCACCTGGTAATTTTTTGAAGATTTACTCAAAACTCTTTGATACCGTTGAAATAGATTCAACTTTTTATGCTGCACAGGGCCGGGATACTGTAAACAAATGGTACAGTTCTGTGCCAGATGGATTTCTCTTTTCCCCGAAGATGCCCAGAAAAATAACACATGAATACAGATTGCAGAATTGTGAAAAAGACCTGGATTTCTTTCTAAGTAATATTTCACTGCTAAGGGAAAAGCTTGGAATGATTCTAATCCAGCTGCCACCTGATTTCGCATACAGTATAGCAATATTTGAAAATTTTCTTGAAACCCTCCCGGGAGATATAAAATTCGCCGTTGAATTCAGGCATACGTCATGGTTCAGGGATGATGTGTATTCAATGCTAAAAAAATTCAACATAACCATGGTATGGCCTGTGCTCGATTACATCAGGCCGCCTGAGGTAAAAACTACCAGGAACCTTTACATAAGATTCCTTGGGAATAAATCGCTCACAAAAAACATGCTGGGAGAGATGAGAATCAACCGCCGTAAGGAGATAGATTCGTGGACCGGGAAAATCATTGAAAACAGCCACGGAATGGCCACTATTTACATCTATGCAAACAACCATTATGAAGGGTTCTCCCCCGAAACAGTAAAATATATCAGAAACAGGATTGGCCTTTCTGAAAATGCTGCAACACTTGGTGAGAGGCAGAAGAAACTGTTTTAG
- a CDS encoding MFS transporter: MQNDTGNIRAKQLRHIMGASIFSFSMNSTLRFFIPVLIPLLVASLNISVYMASLFITSYWIGYTLFQIPSGIIADRMGVARVARLSFLLMALVFSFFYFVKNSYVEIIIIQFFLGCFSATVYVSDTSVIQKWIPATGRSTFVGIYQTGFFIGASLGEYFILRALDISFEFLYISIMLVLAIAAVMNFLFIKEPPVKERRKRTRIDKKILYVAMIRFSAGFLYIGFITLFTTFIVFDHIIPYSTAYLYAWIPAVGGIITSPFGGFISSKVKRGKSLVSIIPVIALGSIVIYINYAPVAAVFGISFLSGMLYGLYAGPSMGMASDFSGGDHNLASASSILNFSSQVGGTVSPLIIGYFFSLYGNFRLAFTFIALISIIIVLIPLIKIKF; this comes from the coding sequence ATGCAGAATGATACGGGTAACATCAGGGCAAAACAATTAAGGCATATAATGGGAGCTTCAATATTCTCATTTTCCATGAATTCTACCCTGAGATTTTTTATCCCGGTACTGATACCATTGCTCGTCGCTTCCCTAAATATATCTGTTTATATGGCATCATTATTCATAACTTCCTACTGGATTGGATATACACTATTTCAGATTCCATCAGGCATTATTGCGGATCGTATGGGCGTGGCAAGGGTAGCCCGACTTTCATTTCTTTTGATGGCACTGGTTTTTTCTTTTTTTTATTTCGTGAAAAATTCATATGTAGAAATTATCATCATTCAATTTTTCCTTGGATGTTTTTCAGCAACAGTTTACGTCTCTGACACATCTGTAATACAGAAATGGATTCCTGCAACTGGCAGGTCAACATTTGTTGGAATTTACCAGACAGGGTTTTTTATAGGTGCCTCACTGGGCGAATATTTTATTCTCAGGGCACTGGACATCAGTTTTGAGTTTCTTTATATTTCAATAATGTTGGTACTGGCTATTGCTGCAGTTATGAATTTTCTGTTCATAAAGGAACCACCAGTGAAAGAACGCAGGAAGCGCACCAGAATAGACAAAAAAATTCTTTATGTTGCCATGATAAGGTTTTCTGCCGGTTTCCTGTATATTGGATTCATTACACTGTTTACAACGTTCATAGTTTTCGATCACATAATACCATATTCAACAGCCTATCTCTATGCATGGATACCTGCAGTTGGAGGCATAATTACGTCACCCTTTGGTGGATTTATATCTTCAAAAGTAAAACGTGGGAAATCACTGGTTTCCATAATTCCAGTAATAGCCCTTGGGTCAATAGTGATATACATTAACTATGCTCCAGTTGCGGCTGTATTCGGCATTTCATTTCTTTCCGGAATGCTCTATGGGCTTTATGCAGGACCCTCGATGGGAATGGCATCAGATTTTAGTGGCGGCGATCATAACCTTGCATCAGCAAGCAGCATTCTGAATTTTAGTTCCCAGGTTGGCGGCACTGTGTCTCCCCTTATTATTGGATATTTCTTCTCCCTATATGGCAACTTCAGGCTGGCTTTCACATTTATTGCCTTAATATCGATTATTATTGTATTAATTCCATTAATAAAGATAAAATTTTAG
- a CDS encoding MFS transporter, protein MNKQSEYKNRTFILISVLIGMLMSAIDTTIVLLALPTMTVDLKAPFLDTIWVILVYLLVLATLTTQMGKLGDIFGRGRIFNAGFLIFIVGSAMAGASPNVDFLIISRIVQGFGAVLLQANSNAIIADYFTAGERGRAFGITSMGWSIGGVLGIILGGVITTFIGWRYIFYINVPIGLIGFYMAEKYIKDNKKSTVKIDYVGTVLIIAILGLISYGAVEVASVGANITNISMVIAGLIILVPFAIIEKRSKSPVIDTRAFKNRKLSLSLMAATLQAIGFLSVLFILIMYLQGVRGFSPFDASLILVPGYLLSSLLSPRMGRLSDKIPPGIIAGTGILIMAMGIVVYLFLGVTSPIYLVIVGSIITGLGGSMFWPSNTSSVMSNSPRELYGSSSGLLRTLTNIGTLLSYVIAITVAASTVPRYVTFEVFLGLDKLEGNVSSKFVVGLHSALLVSMIVLVIGAIMSYITGIKSKKAVVLDSEKNSMK, encoded by the coding sequence ATGAATAAGCAATCGGAATATAAAAACCGCACATTTATTTTAATTAGCGTTTTGATAGGAATGTTAATGTCTGCAATCGATACAACCATAGTTTTGCTTGCACTTCCAACAATGACTGTGGATTTGAAGGCTCCGTTCCTGGATACTATATGGGTAATTCTTGTATACTTGCTGGTACTGGCCACATTAACAACCCAGATGGGCAAGCTTGGCGATATATTCGGTAGGGGAAGGATATTTAACGCAGGTTTTCTTATATTTATAGTTGGATCAGCCATGGCCGGAGCATCACCTAACGTTGATTTTCTTATTATATCGAGAATTGTTCAGGGTTTCGGTGCAGTGCTTCTGCAGGCAAACAGTAACGCCATTATAGCCGATTACTTTACAGCGGGAGAGCGTGGACGGGCATTCGGAATTACCAGTATGGGATGGAGTATAGGCGGTGTCCTGGGAATAATCCTTGGTGGGGTTATAACAACATTCATCGGCTGGAGGTACATATTTTATATCAATGTACCTATAGGCTTGATAGGATTCTATATGGCTGAAAAGTATATTAAAGACAACAAAAAATCCACCGTAAAAATAGATTATGTTGGCACTGTACTGATTATTGCTATACTGGGATTAATATCCTATGGTGCTGTGGAGGTAGCATCGGTGGGTGCAAATATAACAAATATTTCCATGGTTATAGCCGGACTTATAATCTTAGTTCCCTTTGCCATCATTGAAAAGCGTTCTAAAAGCCCGGTTATTGATACAAGGGCATTTAAAAACAGAAAATTATCCCTGTCACTAATGGCAGCGACACTGCAGGCAATAGGCTTCCTTTCTGTTCTATTTATATTAATAATGTATCTTCAGGGGGTTAGGGGTTTCTCCCCCTTTGACGCCTCCCTGATACTTGTGCCAGGGTACCTGTTATCCAGTCTTCTATCACCCAGAATGGGAAGACTCTCTGATAAAATCCCACCAGGCATAATCGCGGGTACCGGAATTTTGATAATGGCGATGGGAATTGTAGTCTACCTATTCCTGGGTGTAACCAGCCCCATATATCTGGTAATTGTCGGGTCTATAATTACTGGATTAGGAGGTTCTATGTTCTGGCCCTCCAACACGAGTTCTGTTATGTCCAATTCACCAAGGGAACTTTATGGCTCTTCCTCCGGGCTTCTCAGGACACTTACCAATATTGGCACACTTCTCAGCTATGTAATAGCAATTACGGTTGCAGCGTCCACAGTCCCAAGATACGTAACATTTGAAGTATTTCTCGGTCTGGATAAATTGGAGGGCAATGTATCCTCAAAATTTGTTGTGGGGCTTCACTCTGCGCTTCTTGTTTCCATGATAGTACTTGTTATAGGCGCAATAATGTCATACATAACAGGTATTAAAAGCAAAAAAGCTGTTGTTCTGGATTCTGAAAAAAATAGTATGAAATAA
- a CDS encoding long-chain fatty acid--CoA ligase, which produces MEYINEQNMDEILQKSYPPWVHRHVEIPDISIYQALVNSSLKYSERTAIDFMNTKISYKTLKGEVDAIASDLEGIGVKKGDKVAIMLPNIPQYITYFFAVLKLGGIIVQVNPLYTTRELKYEMEDSGSNVIVTLDEFVQKAMPLYPSIISKIIVVRVKDYLPPLISNIYALSTIRKNTKVVADKNIIVSKRPGSVGDTGKVAQISPKDDAALIQYTGGTTGEAKGAVLSHRNLISNAYQVIESLPETYKEKTTYLSAIPFFHVYGMMTAMLTPIIQGSTIILVPDPRNTKMILSLIEKKRPTAFPGIPAMYHSLVNYNNINKYNLKNVKICISGASSLPVELQKQFEKLTGSILVEGYGLSECSPVANITPLVEEEREKYRRFGSVGLPAPDTYERIVSLEDGISDVPVGEQGELLIKGPQVMMGYWNRPEENKKVLDNGWLHTGDIARIDNDGYVYIVDRKKDLIIAGGYNIYPREVEDVLYENPKVSECAVIGVPDEHRGENVKAVIVKKDSTLTEQEVIDFCRERLAVYKIPRIVEFRDSLPLTLVGKIDKKQLRNEKI; this is translated from the coding sequence ATGGAATATATAAATGAACAAAATATGGATGAAATATTGCAAAAAAGTTATCCACCATGGGTACACAGGCATGTTGAGATTCCCGATATAAGCATATATCAGGCACTGGTAAATTCCTCCTTAAAATATTCGGAACGTACAGCAATTGATTTCATGAACACAAAAATATCCTATAAAACTTTAAAAGGAGAGGTTGATGCTATTGCTTCTGACCTGGAAGGAATTGGAGTAAAAAAGGGTGATAAGGTAGCCATAATGCTTCCCAATATTCCACAATATATCACTTATTTTTTTGCCGTGCTTAAATTGGGAGGCATTATTGTCCAGGTAAATCCACTTTATACGACCAGGGAATTAAAATATGAAATGGAGGATTCGGGGTCTAATGTAATTGTCACCTTGGATGAATTCGTTCAAAAAGCTATGCCTCTATATCCATCTATTATCAGTAAAATTATAGTGGTACGGGTTAAGGACTACCTGCCGCCACTGATTTCCAACATATATGCATTGAGTACCATAAGAAAAAATACAAAAGTTGTGGCAGATAAAAATATCATTGTATCCAAAAGACCTGGAAGTGTAGGAGACACAGGTAAAGTAGCCCAGATAAGCCCAAAAGATGATGCTGCCCTTATACAGTACACAGGAGGAACTACCGGTGAGGCCAAGGGGGCAGTACTGAGCCATAGAAATCTTATTTCAAATGCCTATCAGGTAATAGAGTCACTACCTGAAACCTATAAAGAAAAAACAACATACCTTTCTGCAATTCCATTTTTTCATGTATATGGGATGATGACGGCTATGCTGACTCCCATAATCCAGGGTTCCACAATAATTCTGGTACCAGACCCCAGAAATACCAAAATGATTTTATCACTTATAGAAAAGAAAAGACCCACCGCATTTCCTGGAATCCCGGCGATGTACCATTCACTGGTTAACTATAACAACATAAACAAATATAACTTGAAAAATGTAAAAATATGCATATCAGGTGCATCGTCGCTTCCCGTTGAACTCCAGAAGCAGTTCGAAAAACTTACAGGATCAATACTGGTAGAAGGTTACGGATTGAGTGAGTGCTCCCCGGTTGCAAACATCACACCACTTGTGGAGGAGGAAAGAGAAAAATACAGAAGATTTGGATCTGTGGGACTTCCAGCCCCGGATACTTATGAAAGGATAGTTTCCCTGGAAGATGGAATTTCCGATGTGCCTGTGGGGGAGCAGGGAGAATTGCTGATTAAGGGGCCGCAGGTAATGATGGGTTACTGGAACAGACCTGAAGAAAATAAAAAAGTCTTAGATAATGGATGGCTTCACACCGGTGATATTGCCAGGATTGATAATGATGGGTATGTCTATATTGTGGACAGAAAAAAGGACTTAATCATAGCAGGCGGTTACAATATATATCCAAGGGAGGTTGAGGATGTATTATATGAGAACCCGAAAGTTTCTGAATGTGCCGTGATAGGGGTTCCAGACGAACATAGAGGTGAAAACGTTAAGGCAGTAATTGTGAAAAAAGACAGCACACTGACTGAACAGGAGGTTATAGATTTTTGCAGGGAACGGCTTGCGGTTTATAAAATCCCCAGGATAGTGGAGTTCAGGGATAGCCTTCCATTGACCCTGGTGGGAAAAATAGACAAAAAACAACTCAGAAATGAAAAAATCTAA
- a CDS encoding AMP-binding protein — MGEGFTVIKTLRRAAILFPQSKIIAERTLTYREMYDEVSKISTSMNKMGISRGTVFAVADYNSIEFMELLFAASMTGSIIYPVNIKLPWNMAMETLRESGAEYIFASGDFLNAGIGKEFREDHVISMGSNNRYTKFDEMLVSDKHREEITSGPDNYSILFTSGTTGKPKEVLYTNEKTVNGGLSILYQLGMFQSPASLRYNDTILSLIPFYHLWSWGSAFHAAYLGANYVITGKYNPLNVVSSIKKHKATWINAVPTMVYDLLAHDTDNQLNGIKMLIGGSPISSGIARKLKNKHIKFSTIYGGTDMLATSISIGSEEDIESLRSVTHPVPMVNVSIRDDSGNILGNNTIGELWINAPWLPGKYLNRKDGNEYEGGWFKTGDVALLTDDGGIKILDRIKDVVKCGGEWIPTSIIESMISEFPGVEICAVTAIPDEKWGELPVAWIKASENINIGKLREFMHSRVDSGHIKKWWIPVDFRIIEEMPMTSVGKIDKAVLRALKY, encoded by the coding sequence ATGGGAGAGGGATTTACTGTAATTAAAACTTTAAGACGTGCAGCGATTCTATTTCCACAAAGTAAAATAATCGCCGAGAGAACATTGACATACAGGGAAATGTATGATGAGGTTTCAAAAATATCCACATCAATGAATAAAATGGGGATTTCAAGAGGGACTGTGTTTGCAGTTGCTGATTATAATTCCATTGAATTTATGGAACTACTTTTCGCAGCCAGCATGACAGGTTCAATAATTTACCCTGTAAATATCAAACTTCCATGGAATATGGCTATGGAGACTTTAAGGGAATCCGGTGCGGAGTATATATTTGCATCAGGGGATTTCCTTAATGCCGGTATAGGAAAAGAATTTAGGGAAGATCATGTAATTTCTATGGGATCTAATAATAGATATACAAAATTTGATGAAATGCTTGTCAGCGATAAGCACCGTGAAGAAATTACCTCCGGGCCTGACAATTATTCTATACTTTTCACATCCGGAACCACAGGAAAACCAAAGGAGGTTTTATACACCAACGAAAAGACCGTTAATGGTGGTCTCAGCATCCTGTACCAGCTTGGAATGTTTCAATCCCCAGCATCGCTGAGATATAACGATACCATACTTTCCCTGATCCCATTCTATCACTTATGGTCATGGGGATCTGCCTTTCATGCTGCCTATCTTGGTGCAAATTATGTAATAACTGGTAAATATAATCCGTTAAATGTAGTTTCCAGCATAAAGAAGCATAAGGCCACATGGATAAATGCTGTACCAACAATGGTTTACGATCTGCTTGCACATGACACGGATAATCAATTAAACGGCATTAAAATGTTGATAGGGGGTTCTCCCATCAGCAGTGGCATAGCCAGAAAACTTAAAAACAAGCACATCAAATTCTCCACCATATATGGAGGAACAGATATGCTGGCAACATCCATATCCATAGGAAGCGAAGAAGATATAGAGTCATTGCGTTCTGTAACACACCCTGTTCCCATGGTTAACGTATCTATAAGAGACGATTCAGGGAACATCCTTGGAAATAATACTATAGGTGAATTATGGATTAATGCCCCATGGCTGCCGGGCAAATACCTTAATAGAAAGGATGGCAATGAATATGAAGGTGGATGGTTTAAAACAGGTGATGTTGCACTTTTGACAGATGATGGGGGAATTAAAATACTGGACAGAATTAAGGATGTGGTTAAATGTGGGGGTGAATGGATACCCACATCAATTATTGAATCCATGATATCTGAATTTCCGGGAGTCGAGATATGTGCTGTAACCGCTATACCTGATGAAAAATGGGGAGAGCTGCCTGTAGCCTGGATTAAAGCTTCGGAAAACATCAATATTGGGAAATTAAGAGAATTTATGCATTCTAGGGTAGATTCTGGGCACATCAAGAAATGGTGGATTCCCGTGGATTTCCGTATTATTGAGGAAATGCCCATGACAAGCGTTGGAAAAATTGATAAAGCTGTTCTGAGAGCCTTAAAATACTAA
- a CDS encoding MBL fold metallo-hydrolase, protein MNSIEKITVPIEIRALKTANIYHISGNADYIVDTGMSENSYNELKKSVNLCKIDFCIITHLHIDHIGGALYLTKNHGIPVYISRNDYDAIKYITDNRNEYFNDYRELMISNGVPEGLFTRILEGNPIMQFINYYSSLDLNILDNMNLVDTEIIDVPGHSPGSVAIYLKDIQAMITGDHVLKNISPNISVYSNGADYLGMYIESLKKIRKYDVKIGYPGHRDNIDDFTGRIDEIIQHHMKRIQAMTKGLKHQETAFSLASSIEWSNGRKLTGMNYMEQNFAIMETIAHLKYMENNGIIEKKYINGVDMYISTN, encoded by the coding sequence ATGAATTCTATTGAAAAAATTACTGTTCCCATAGAAATCAGGGCCCTAAAAACTGCAAATATTTACCATATCTCGGGCAATGCAGATTACATTGTGGATACAGGCATGTCAGAAAACAGCTACAATGAACTAAAAAAATCTGTGAACCTGTGCAAGATAGATTTCTGCATTATAACACATTTACACATAGATCACATAGGAGGGGCACTATATCTTACAAAAAATCATGGAATCCCTGTTTATATATCCAGAAATGATTATGATGCAATTAAATATATCACAGATAACAGGAATGAATATTTCAATGATTACAGGGAGCTAATGATTTCTAATGGAGTTCCAGAGGGCCTTTTTACCAGAATACTTGAGGGAAACCCCATAATGCAGTTTATAAATTATTACTCATCACTGGACCTTAATATACTGGATAATATGAATCTGGTGGATACTGAAATTATAGATGTCCCTGGGCATTCTCCAGGGTCAGTTGCCATATACCTTAAAGATATCCAGGCAATGATTACCGGTGACCATGTTCTGAAGAACATATCGCCTAATATCAGCGTGTACAGCAATGGAGCGGATTACCTTGGAATGTATATTGAAAGCCTGAAGAAAATTAGAAAATACGATGTTAAAATAGGATATCCAGGCCACAGGGATAATATAGATGACTTTACCGGAAGGATAGATGAAATTATACAGCATCATATGAAAAGAATCCAGGCAATGACAAAGGGCCTTAAACACCAGGAAACTGCCTTCAGTCTGGCCTCCTCAATAGAATGGAGCAATGGGCGCAAATTAACGGGCATGAATTATATGGAGCAAAATTTTGCCATTATGGAAACCATAGCCCATCTTAAATATATGGAAAATAATGGAATTATAGAAAAGAAATATATAAATGGTGTAGATATGTATATTTCTACGAATTAA